The Methanohalophilus levihalophilus genome has a segment encoding these proteins:
- a CDS encoding DUF362 domain-containing protein produces MKSKVFFTDLKVRKDFENTLSKIRRLFDAAGFESLIDENDLTAIKLHFGERGNEGFISPVHVRQVVEKLQDSGAKPLLTDTNTLYSGSRRNAVDHLTTAIEHGFGYEVTRAPLVIADGLDGKDFRETAISGTHFDKVKIASSIADASGMIVMSHFKGHELAGFGGAIKNLAMGCAAVPGKMEQHAGLHPEIDPDTCVGCGKCVDTCIYEALELSGGIASVRHESCVGCGECMLVCPVEAIGFNHERDSEKFIEIMTEYALGAVTGKQQKVGYMNFLVNITPDCDCVPWSDIPLVPDIGILASTDPVAIDAASLYLVNQQHGIVHSKLHSNFEIGEDKFKGVWENAEGNHQLDYGEKIGLGSRDYELINI; encoded by the coding sequence ATGAAAAGCAAGGTCTTTTTCACCGATTTGAAAGTCCGGAAGGATTTTGAAAACACCCTGAGCAAAATCAGGCGCCTTTTTGACGCGGCAGGATTCGAGTCCTTAATTGATGAGAATGATCTTACCGCTATAAAATTACATTTCGGTGAAAGAGGTAACGAAGGATTCATAAGCCCGGTGCATGTCCGGCAGGTTGTGGAAAAATTGCAGGATTCTGGGGCAAAACCCCTCCTGACGGATACAAATACACTGTACTCAGGTTCCCGCCGCAATGCTGTAGATCACCTGACAACTGCCATAGAGCATGGATTCGGTTATGAGGTCACAAGGGCACCTCTTGTTATTGCAGACGGCCTTGATGGAAAGGATTTCCGTGAGACTGCAATTTCAGGAACTCATTTTGATAAAGTCAAAATTGCATCATCGATTGCGGATGCCTCCGGCATGATAGTAATGTCTCACTTCAAGGGACACGAACTTGCGGGTTTTGGTGGAGCTATCAAGAACCTTGCCATGGGATGTGCAGCAGTTCCCGGCAAGATGGAGCAGCATGCAGGATTACATCCTGAAATCGATCCTGACACCTGTGTTGGATGTGGAAAGTGTGTTGATACCTGTATTTATGAAGCTCTGGAACTTTCCGGAGGGATTGCGTCTGTCAGGCATGAAAGCTGTGTTGGGTGCGGGGAATGCATGCTGGTGTGTCCTGTTGAAGCAATCGGATTTAACCATGAAAGGGATTCTGAAAAGTTCATTGAGATTATGACTGAATATGCCCTTGGAGCGGTCACAGGGAAGCAGCAGAAAGTCGGCTACATGAATTTCCTTGTTAACATAACCCCGGACTGTGATTGCGTACCATGGAGCGATATCCCACTTGTACCGGATATCGGAATTCTTGCGTCTACTGACCCTGTAGCGATTGATGCAGCAAGTCTCTACCTCGTGAACCAGCAACATGGGATTGTTCACTCAAAACTGCATTCCAATTTTGAAATAGGGGAAGATAAGTTCAAGGGAGTCTGGGAAAATGCAGAGGGAAATCACCAGCTTGATTATGGAGAGAAGATTGGACTTGGAAGCAGGGATTATGAACTGATAAATATATAA
- the cobN gene encoding cobaltochelatase subunit CobN, with protein sequence DVNAALSLLQRTSISGKTVLPMGSSIYNRSNVTVILTSDSSELIANTTSDEYGDYSFNDVPNGNYAIVALQHVYSSSSSTWKWYTNTTEIVIENGEPLSDFDLRVSSKDTETDVNAALSLLQRTSISGKTVLPMGSSIYNRSNVTVLLLEEMEIQSPEVFTNSPHLNIAIVTGYASHTISLNEARDIINNDPEKNITFHYYLSESVNEHGADLSDMDVIYVQMLSSTTALNLMDTVNEAIENGAVVIDDNTALNESIPSNIDPDSFKEVLQVYWANGAYDASNIENLVYKIAYDCYGRKDLTVESPKELPDSAIYHPDMERHLTENLTTYLEWYQGRTNSSHAYDPALPTVGITFYKSYYPLNIEPVDALIREFESRGVNVIATYGSDNQPCGDYFKNDNETLVDAIATTTYFGNKFDAEELNVPVMNWVINNYMNLSEWENSSHPLPSNKMLKIDLPELEGSIDPIIVATSEINPDTQATEYRSIDYQLEWFVDRTIAQTNLADKPEEEKKIAIIYYSHGGGKDSIGASYLNVASSLCNMLVEMEKAGYNVNTTHIPNQTALIDTMLTQGINIGTWAPGELEKLVETGNVVLLPVETYQQWFSELPEEKQQEVTDMWGPVPGEIMVYENDTGQYLVIPKIDAGDGVMLTPQPTRGWLQDNDVLYHDKDLPPHHQYIAFYLWLQKDDGYGADAIVHFGRHGTQEWLPGKQFGLSRYDWPSLMTGHLPVVYPYVMDGLGEGNQAKRRGNAVIIDHLVPPIIAAGSYGDHANLSDAIINYEMAVYEPQKEFHKAEIINLTKKLNLDEQLDMNLIENETTFEDEFLEELEHLLDDLKTTSMPYGLHILGTAMQGDELTGMINSMLGRNFADEVSKYNSSENAQLLLLDLVLNQGMNRTAAQQEVLGTTSLTIDHYLEDAQLYTASIQESENEINQTLRALDGQFIAANLGGDPVGKPDTLPTGRNFYAFDQRKVPTVAAWELGKLMADQMLEAHKEKHDGEYPRKVAYVLWAGETTRHEGVMEAQIFYLLGVEPVWDNGRVVDVKPIENLDRPRIDVVIQISGLYRDMFPDKVRLIDKAVQVSYEQDEPPINYVKQNSDLIRDALMNETPSLSESDAHNLSLLRIFGSADGAYGTGLPNAIEASDTWNNTDKLAELFLSRMSHAYGQNVWGTDVDSLYSMNLIDVEVTAHSRSSNLYGMFDNDDFVQYLGGLNLLIEYLSGNAPDSYVINLESPGSEEVQTLESYAFTELYSRYFNPTWIEGMMAHGYAGASEMSDFFEVLWMWEATNPELITDAMWEQAYQTYINDPEVSDWLKETSPYHYQSMTGRLLETTRKEGWDAPDEIVQHLVKEYVESVVENGFTCCHHTCGNPLLDEYVQGIMSVPGVVDQETAEEYQRLRQELTGTTQSNGDTQSSTTSSKSSSSGGTGEAQIVSSGTENQTYASPGGYGESLQEPLPQESSSYVEGYEMNKESQQPEKSSSMAFSGADIIGTILVLMAVGVMYAGYRRRGI encoded by the coding sequence GATGTAAACGCTGCTCTTAGTCTCCTTCAGCGTACTTCGATATCCGGTAAGACTGTTTTACCCATGGGTTCATCAATCTATAACAGAAGCAATGTTACTGTAATTCTGACATCTGACTCATCCGAACTCATTGCCAATACAACAAGTGATGAATATGGCGATTACAGTTTCAATGACGTTCCCAATGGCAATTATGCGATTGTTGCACTTCAGCATGTGTACTCTTCCAGTTCATCTACCTGGAAATGGTATACCAACACAACTGAAATTGTGATTGAGAACGGTGAGCCTTTATCAGACTTTGATTTACGTGTCAGTAGCAAAGACACAGAGACTGATGTAAACGCTGCTCTTAGTCTCCTTCAGCGTACTTCGATATCCGGTAAGACTGTTTTACCCATGGGTTCATCAATCTATAACAGAAGCAATGTAACTGTCTTGCTATTAGAGGAGATGGAAATTCAATCACCGGAAGTATTCACAAATAGTCCTCACCTGAATATTGCTATTGTTACTGGTTATGCAAGCCATACAATTTCGCTCAACGAAGCCCGCGATATAATAAACAATGATCCTGAGAAGAATATTACTTTCCACTATTATCTATCTGAATCTGTGAACGAACACGGCGCTGATCTAAGCGACATGGACGTAATCTATGTTCAGATGCTCAGTAGTACTACTGCATTGAATCTTATGGATACGGTTAATGAAGCGATTGAAAATGGAGCTGTTGTAATAGATGACAATACTGCTCTTAATGAGAGTATCCCATCCAATATTGACCCTGATAGCTTCAAAGAAGTTCTTCAAGTATACTGGGCAAACGGAGCTTATGATGCATCAAATATTGAGAATCTGGTCTATAAGATTGCATATGATTGTTATGGAAGAAAAGATCTTACGGTTGAATCCCCCAAAGAACTTCCGGACAGTGCAATCTATCATCCGGATATGGAAAGGCATTTGACTGAAAATCTAACCACATATCTGGAATGGTATCAAGGTCGTACGAATAGCAGCCATGCGTATGATCCAGCTCTTCCAACGGTTGGAATTACTTTCTACAAGAGTTACTATCCCTTGAATATAGAACCAGTGGATGCATTGATTCGGGAATTCGAATCCCGTGGTGTTAATGTGATTGCCACCTACGGCTCAGACAATCAACCTTGTGGTGACTATTTCAAAAATGATAATGAAACACTTGTAGATGCGATTGCCACGACTACCTATTTTGGGAACAAATTCGATGCGGAAGAATTGAATGTGCCTGTAATGAACTGGGTAATCAACAATTATATGAATCTCAGTGAATGGGAAAATAGCAGTCACCCGTTACCTTCCAACAAAATGCTGAAGATCGATCTTCCTGAACTTGAAGGTTCAATCGATCCAATAATTGTAGCTACATCGGAAATCAATCCAGATACTCAAGCCACCGAATATCGGTCTATTGATTATCAATTAGAATGGTTTGTAGATCGAACTATTGCCCAGACGAATCTTGCTGACAAACCTGAAGAGGAAAAGAAGATAGCAATAATTTATTACAGTCATGGTGGCGGAAAAGACAGTATCGGCGCTTCCTATCTGAATGTTGCATCCAGTCTTTGTAACATGCTGGTAGAAATGGAAAAAGCTGGATATAATGTTAATACTACCCATATTCCTAACCAGACAGCTCTTATTGATACAATGCTCACACAGGGTATCAATATCGGAACCTGGGCGCCGGGTGAATTGGAAAAACTTGTTGAAACCGGTAATGTTGTTTTGTTGCCTGTTGAGACATATCAACAGTGGTTTAGCGAGTTGCCGGAGGAGAAGCAACAAGAAGTCACTGACATGTGGGGTCCGGTTCCCGGTGAAATCATGGTGTATGAAAATGATACAGGTCAGTATCTGGTCATACCAAAGATTGATGCGGGTGATGGTGTGATGCTAACACCACAGCCGACACGTGGCTGGTTGCAGGACAACGATGTTCTGTATCACGATAAGGATCTTCCTCCTCACCACCAGTATATTGCTTTCTACCTCTGGTTGCAAAAGGATGATGGCTATGGTGCAGATGCGATTGTACACTTTGGTCGGCACGGTACACAGGAATGGCTTCCAGGCAAGCAGTTTGGGCTGTCAAGATACGACTGGCCATCTTTAATGACAGGTCATCTGCCGGTTGTATATCCCTATGTAATGGATGGTCTCGGTGAAGGAAACCAGGCGAAACGCAGGGGAAATGCAGTAATTATTGATCACCTTGTGCCTCCAATTATTGCAGCTGGCAGCTATGGTGACCACGCTAATCTGAGTGATGCAATAATAAACTATGAGATGGCTGTGTATGAGCCTCAAAAGGAGTTCCATAAAGCAGAGATAATCAACCTTACAAAAAAGTTAAATCTTGATGAACAACTTGACATGAACTTGATTGAGAATGAGACTACTTTTGAGGATGAGTTCCTGGAAGAACTTGAACACCTACTCGATGATCTCAAAACTACTTCAATGCCCTATGGTCTTCATATTCTGGGCACAGCTATGCAAGGGGACGAGCTTACGGGAATGATAAATTCCATGCTTGGCAGAAACTTTGCAGATGAGGTAAGTAAGTATAATTCTTCAGAAAATGCGCAGTTGCTTTTGCTGGATCTGGTTTTGAATCAGGGTATGAATCGAACTGCTGCACAGCAGGAAGTGCTGGGTACGACTTCATTGACTATTGATCACTATCTTGAGGATGCACAGTTGTACACAGCTAGCATACAAGAAAGTGAGAATGAAATCAACCAGACTCTCAGAGCACTTGATGGCCAATTCATAGCAGCCAACCTGGGTGGTGATCCTGTCGGGAAACCTGATACATTACCAACAGGCAGGAATTTCTATGCGTTTGATCAGCGCAAGGTTCCTACGGTGGCAGCATGGGAACTTGGTAAGTTAATGGCTGATCAGATGCTTGAGGCGCATAAGGAAAAACACGATGGTGAATATCCTCGAAAAGTGGCTTATGTGCTCTGGGCAGGGGAAACTACCCGCCATGAAGGTGTGATGGAAGCCCAGATATTCTATCTGCTCGGAGTTGAGCCTGTATGGGATAATGGCCGGGTTGTTGATGTAAAACCAATTGAAAATCTGGATCGGCCACGAATAGATGTAGTAATCCAGATTTCAGGGCTCTACAGGGATATGTTCCCGGATAAAGTGCGACTTATTGATAAGGCAGTTCAGGTTTCATACGAGCAGGATGAACCTCCAATAAATTATGTTAAGCAGAACTCTGATTTAATCAGAGATGCCCTAATGAACGAAACTCCTTCTCTAAGTGAAAGCGATGCGCACAACCTTTCACTATTGAGAATATTCGGTTCTGCTGACGGAGCATACGGAACAGGTCTTCCAAATGCCATAGAGGCAAGTGATACGTGGAATAATACTGATAAACTTGCAGAATTGTTCCTGAGCCGGATGAGTCATGCATATGGTCAGAATGTGTGGGGTACAGATGTTGATTCCCTGTACAGTATGAATCTAATTGATGTAGAAGTTACGGCTCACAGTCGTAGTTCCAATCTGTATGGAATGTTCGACAATGATGATTTTGTTCAGTATCTGGGAGGCTTAAATCTTTTGATAGAATACCTTTCAGGAAATGCGCCTGATTCATACGTAATTAATCTGGAGTCTCCAGGTTCTGAAGAGGTCCAGACATTGGAATCATATGCTTTTACTGAACTTTATTCCAGATATTTTAATCCAACATGGATTGAAGGAATGATGGCACATGGTTATGCAGGGGCTTCCGAAATGAGTGATTTCTTTGAAGTTCTATGGATGTGGGAAGCTACAAACCCGGAGTTGATAACAGATGCTATGTGGGAACAGGCTTATCAGACCTATATAAATGATCCTGAAGTCAGTGACTGGCTTAAGGAGACGAGTCCGTACCATTACCAGTCGATGACAGGAAGACTACTTGAAACTACAAGAAAAGAAGGCTGGGATGCACCTGACGAGATTGTCCAGCATCTTGTTAAGGAATACGTGGAATCTGTGGTCGAAAATGGTTTTACCTGCTGCCACCATACCTGTGGAAATCCTCTGTTGGATGAGTATGTGCAGGGTATTATGTCAGTTCCTGGTGTTGTTGACCAGGAGACGGCAGAGGAATATCAGAGACTAAGGCAGGAGTTAACCGGAACTACTCAGAGCAATGGAGATACTCAGAGTTCTACAACCTCTTCCAAGAGCAGTAGCTCTGGTGGAACCGGTGAGGCTCAGATCGTTTCTTCCGGTACAGAGAACCAGACTTATGCAAGTCCTGGTGGATATGGTGAATCACTGCAGGAACCATTACCACAGGAATCCAGTTCTTATGTTGAAGGCTACGAAATGAACAAGGAGTCTCAGCAACCTGAGAAATCTAGTAGTATGGCGTTCTCCGGTGCTGACATCATAGGCACAATACTTGTACTGATGGCAGTGGGAGTGATGTACGCCGGATACAGGAGAAGAGGTATCTAA